The following proteins are co-located in the Solea senegalensis isolate Sse05_10M linkage group LG12, IFAPA_SoseM_1, whole genome shotgun sequence genome:
- the atl3 gene encoding atlastin-3, with protein MRGEPGPVQIVRVCKDDHSFELDTEALSQVLLAPEIRDKHVVVLSVAGAFRKGKSFLLDFMLRYMYRKGDENWLGQDDEPLTGFSWRGGSEPETTGIQLWSEVFLVAKDDGTEVAVLLMDTQGAFDNESTVKDCATIFALSTMTSSIQIYNLSQNVQEDDLQQLQLFTEYGRLAMDEIFQKPFQSLMFLIRDWSFPYEYNYGFKGGNEFLDKRLQVKEAQHEELQTVREHIHSCFTSISCFLLPHPGLKVATHPQFEGQLSDVAPEFKEQLKSLIPKLLRPDRLAEKEINGNKVTCMGLLEFFKAYIKIYQGEDLPQPKTMLMATAEANNLAAVAAAKDQYYKCMEKVCGGDLPYVAPESLEEKHVFNYREALHAFSSTKKMGGQEFCDRYQAQLEKELEEMWQSYLKHNESKNLFSAFRTPAVLFVLVCILYILSGILLFVGLSTFALVCDCTLGVVMMAMLTWAFIRYSGRYRNVGGAIDQAAGVVLEQATVALNKSRGVSPADQKKSS; from the exons ATGAGGGGTGAACCAGGCCCAGTTCAGATCGTCAGAGTGTGTAAGGATGATCATTCCTTTGAGTTGGACACAGAGGCTTTGTCCCAGGTTCTATTGGCCCCTGAGATCAGAGACAAGCACGTGGTGGTGCTGTCAGTAGCCGGAGCCTTCAGGAAGGGAAAGAGCTTCCTGCTGGATTTCATGCTCCGTTACATGTATAGAAAG gggGATGAAAACTGGCTGGGTCAAGATGACGAACCACTAACTGGATTTTCTTGGAGAGGTGGTTCAGAACCAGAGACAACAGGCATCCAGCTGTGGAGTGAAGTCTTCCTCGTTGCGAAAGACGATGGAACCGAA GTAGCAGTGTTGTTGATGGACACTCAGGGAGCATTTGATAACGAGTCCACTGTGAAGGACTGTGCCACCATCTTTGCCCTCAGCACCATGACCAGCTCAATACAG ATCTACAATCTGTCACAGAACGTGCAGGAGGACGATCTGCAGCAGCTACAG CTGTTTACAGAGTACGGTCGTCTTGCAATGGATGAAATCTTCCAGAAACCCTTCCAG TCTTTGATGTTTCTTATCAGGGACTGGAGCTTCCCCTATGAATACAACTATGGGTTTAAGGGAGGTAATGAATTCCTGGATAAACGGTTACAG GTGAAGGAGGCCCAACACGAGGAGCTGCAAACAGTGAGGGaacacattcattcatgcttCACCAGCATTTCCTGCTTCTTGTTGCCTCACCCTGGGTTGAAGGTTGCTACCCACCCCCAATTTGAGGGACAACTTAGTG ACGTGGCGCCAGAGTTCAAAGAGCAGCTGAAGAGTCTGATTCCTAAGCTGCTCCGCCCAGATCGTCTGGCTGAGAAAGAAATAAATGGGAACAAGGTCACCTGCATGGGCCTGCTCGAGTTCTTCAAG GCTTACATCAAGATTTACCAGGGAGAAGACTTACCACAGCCAAAGACAATGCTCATG GCTACCGCAGAGGCCAACAACCTGGCAGCTGTGGCAGCAGCCAAAGATCAGTATTACAAGTGCATGGAAAAG GTGTGTGGGGGAGACCTGCCCTATGTGGCTCCAGAGTCTCTGGAGGAAAAACATGTCTTCAACTACAGAGAGGCTCTGCATGCCTTCTCATCCACCAAGAAGATGGGTGGACAGGAGTTCTGTGATCGTTACCAGGCACAGCTggagaaggagctggaggaaaTGTGGCAGTCTTACCTTAAACACAATGAG tcaaaaaatCTCTTCAGTGCTTTCCGGACACCAGCAGTGCTGTTTGTCCTGGTGTGCATCCTCTACATCCTGTCAGGCATACTTCTCTTTGTTGGCCTGTCTACCTTTGCCTTGGTGTGTGACTGCACTCTGGGTGTGGTCATGATGGCCATGCTGACATGGGCCTTCATCCGCTACTCTGGTCGGTACCGGAATGTAGGAGGGGCCATCGACCAGGCTGCAGGTGTTGTCCTGGAGCAG GCCACTGTGGCGTTGAACAAGTCAAGGGGGGTGAGCCCTGCTGACCAGAAGAAATCCAGCTAG
- the cfl1 gene encoding cofilin-1: MASGVKVSDEVISIFNDMKVRKLQANEEEKKKRKKAVLFRMSNDSKNIIVDEAEEILQGQVGSTIPDPYMHFVKMLPTDDCRYALYDATYETKETKKEDLVFIFWAPDSASLRSKMLYASSKDAIKRKFEGIKHEWQVNVLEDLKDRRTLAEKLGGSSVVTMEGFSI, from the exons ATG GCCTCTGGTGTAAAAGTCTCAGATGAAGTGATTTCAATCTTCAATGATATGAAGGTGCGTAAGCTTCAAGCCAacgaagaggagaagaagaagaggaagaaggccGTTCTGTTTCGCATGAGCAACGACTCCAAGAACATCATTGTGGATGAAGCAGAGGAAATCCTGCAGGGACAGGTGGGATCAACTATCCCGGATCCATACATGCACTTTGTGAAGATGCTTCCCACAGACGACTGCCGCTATGCCCTGTATGATGCTACCTATGAgaccaaagaaacaaagaaggaGGATCTGGTCTTCATCTTCTG GGCCCCAGACAGTGCGTCTTTGAGGAGCAAGATGCTCTATGCCAGCTCAAAAGATGCTATCAAGAGGAAATTTGAAG GTATTAAGCATGAGTGGCAGGTGAACGTTTTGGAAGACCTCAAAGACCGGCGCACTTTGGCAGAGAAGCTTGGTGGCTCGTCAGTAGTCACCATGGAAGGATTCTCTATATAA
- the LOC122778503 gene encoding serine protease 23 produces MLSPRESPLLTHLLLLLQLLLPLSLSLLLPPHPPTIHVPTLIPHTPTPLTRSRFSAQTQLDLTTHCNSSCFHRGEQDEQLTEKMAFETLYSDGSRTLTTVDVEDEDEFKGDAPLFPYTSQGRGARLKPRHKRVRRQIYGADGRFNIQGDNFLLDYPFSTAVRISTGCTGVLVSPLHILTAAHCVHDGKDYVKGARKLRVGFLIPPSINNTNDGFTSTNKPRVRWVRVKRTRVPKGWIQGPQEVSMDFDYALLELRWPHRRPFMRLSVAPSSDDLAGNRIHFSGFDSDRPGELVYRFCPVEEESSDLIYQHCDARPGASGSGVYGRVWDNSLERWERKVIGIFSGHQWLEIDGENRDYNVAVRITPLKFAQICYWVHGNRLDCAQD; encoded by the coding sequence ATGTTGAGCCCACGTGAGAGCCCGCTCCTGACtcacctgctcctgctcctccagctccttctgcCCCTCAGCCTGTCCCTCCTGCTCCCTCCTCACCCCCCGACAATCCACGTCCCCACGCTGATCCCTCACACACCGACGCCTCTCACTCGCTCTCGCTTCAGTGCTCAGACTCAGCTGGACCTCACCACTCACTGCAACTCCAGCTGCTTCCACAGAGGAGAGCAGGACGAGCAGCTGACGGAGAAAATGGCCTTTGAGACCCTGTACTCTGACGGCTCCCGCACTCTCACTACTGTGGAtgtggaggatgaggatgagttCAAGGGCGACGCCCCTCTTTTTCCATACACTTCACAGGGCAGAGGAGCCAGACTGAAGCCCAGACACAAGCGTGTGAGGCGACAGATCTATGGAGCAGACGGTCGTTTTAACATTCAGGGCGACAACTTCCTCTTGGATTACCCTTTCTCCACAGCCGTGCGGATCTCCACAGGCTGCACCGGTGTTCTTGTGTCTCCGCTGCACATACTCACAGCTGCCCACTGTGTGCATGATGGAAAGGATTATGTGAAAGGGGCGAGGAAACTGAGGGTGGGCTTCCTGATCCCACCGTCTATCAACAACACAAACGACGGCTTCACCTCCACCAACAAGCCTCGTGTGCGCTGGGTGAGAGTGAAACGTACTCGTGTGCCAAAGGGCTGGATCCAGGGCCCTCAGGAAGTCAGTATGGACTTTGATTACGCCCTGCTGGAGCTGCGCTGGCCTCACCGGCGTCCCTTCATGCGCCTCTCTGTGGCTCCCTCCTCTGACGACCTCGCCGGGAACCGTATCCACTTCTCCGGTTTTGACAGTGACAGACCCGGGGAGCTGGTGTACAGGTTCTGTCCAGTAGAGGAAGAGTCCAGCGACCTGATTTACCAGCACTGTGATGCCCGGCCAGGAGCCAGCGGCTCTGGGGTGTATGGCAGAGTCTGGGACAACAGTTTAGAGCGCTGGGAACGGAAAGTCATCGGCATATTCTCTGGACACCAGTGGCTGGAGATTGATGGGGAGAACCGGGATTACAATGTGGCTGTGCGCATCACTCCTCTGAAGTTTGCGCAGATCTGTTACTGGGTGCACGGCAACCGACTAGACTGTGCCCAGGACTGA